A window of Ktedonobacterales bacterium genomic DNA:
AGCGGCTGCGCAACCGGCGCCAGCAGCAGCTCCAGCGCTACAATATGTCCTCTGTGATGGAAGATATTCAGAAAAAACTCGAAGAAGTCAAGCAGATGGAGCGGGCGGGCATCCAGCGCCGCCTGGACGAAGCCGCCGGTCGTCCACAGCAGCCCCGACCAGAGCGCGGCGCGCAAGACCAGCAAGGCCAGGGCGGAGAAAACGGCCAGGAGGGGCAGGAAGGACCACAAGGGCAGCAAGGGCAGGAGGGTCGGGAAGGGCAGCGCGGACAATCCGGCCAGCGACAAACTGGTCAGCAAGGCTTGCAGGGGCAGCAGGGGCAATCTGGCGCGCAGCAGGGCGAACGTATGCGATCCGGTCAGCAGGGGCAGGACAGTGAAGAGCAAGAAGGCCAATCCGGCTCGCCACAGGCTGGCTCGCAGCAGGGGGGAATGCCAGAAGGGCTTGACCCCGAAGCCTTGCGCAAGATGCTGGAGAAAGTCGCCAACCGCAAGCTTGAATATCTGGATAACCTGCCACCGGATGTGGCTGGACAGATCAAATCGCTGAGCGAATACGATTTCATGGATGACGACGCCCGCCAGGCGTTTCAAGAACTCTTGCAGATGCTCCAGCAGCAGGTGATGCAGCAATACTTCCAGGGCATGCAGCAGGCCATCCAGAACATGTCGCCGGAAGACCTCAAGCGCATGCGCGATATGGTGCGCGAACTCAATCAGATGCTGCGCGAAAAGCAGGAGGGTGGCGAACCGGATTTCGATGCTTTCATGCAGAAATACGGCGATTTCTTTAGCCCTGGCATCAACAACCTGGATGATCTGATTGACCAGATGCAGCGGCAGATGGCGCAAATGCAGGCGCTGATGGACAGCATGACACCAGAGCAGCGCGATGAACTGCGCGGCATGGTCGATCAATTGCTGGGTGACGACCGCCTGCGCGTTGACATGATGGAACTGGCGATGAATCTGGACCGGCTCTCGCCCAACGATTATCGCACGCAGTATAACTTCAGAGGAGATGAGCCGCTGAGCTTGCAAGAAGCGATGCAGTTGATGGGTCGGCTTCAGGGGATGGACGAACTGGAGGAGCAGTTCCGCGACGCCCGCCGCCTGGGCGACCTGGATGAGATTGACGCCGAGAAAGTGCGTCAACTGGTGGGCGACGAAGAGGGCCAGGCGCTGGAACAGCTTCAGGAACTGATGAAGCTGCTGGAAGAGGCTGGCTACATCCAGAAGCAGGGGAGCCGCTGGGAACTGACCGCGCGCGGTATCCGCAAGATCGGGCAAAAAGCGCTACAGGATATTTTTGCCCAGTTGAAGAAGGACCGCTTTGGCCGCCACGCGACGATCACGCGCGGCGTCGGCGGCGAACGCATTGACGAAAGCAAACTCTATCAGTTCGGCGATCCGTTCTTGCTCGACCTGCAAAAAACCCTGATGAACTCCATCCACCGCAACGGCATCGGCACGCCCGTCGGACTGGACAAAGATGACTTTGAGGTCTATCGCACCGAGTTTCTGACGCAATCCTCAACAGTCCTCATGCTCGATATGAGTATGAGCATGGTCTATGGCTATCTGTATCAGGCTGCTAAACGAGTAGCGGTTGCCCTGGAGAGCCTGATTCGCGGGCAGTTCCCGCGTGACAAGCTCTCGATCATCACGTTTGCCCGCATCGCCCGACAGCGCAAGGCGGAAGAACTGGTGGGGCTGGGGTCGTATGACCATGAGCAAGGCACCAACATGGCGCATGGGCTGATCCTGGCGCGGCAACTCCTCGAAAAACAGAAGGGTACAAATCGCCAGATCATTCTGATTACCGATGGCGGCCCCACGATGTCCTACGAAGAGGGCGAATGGTGGTTCGGTATGCCGCCCAACTTCGCCGCCGAGCAGCAGACGTTACGCGAGGTGCAGCGCTGCACGCGTGATGGCATCGTGATTAACACCTTTATGCTGGACCGTGATCCCTGGATGATTCAGTTCGTTAATGAGATGGCCCAGATCAACGGCGGGCGCACCTTCTTCGCTACGCCTGAAAACCTGGGCGAATATATTCTCGTTGACTATGTGAGCAACAAGCGTAAGCGTGTCAAGCAATAACGCTCACGGCGCTGCCGCGATTGTAAAGAGTGAGGAAACGACCCTATGGCGGGCGTCGGCCAGCAGCAGATCGAATTGCCACCAGACCTCGAAACCCTGCTGATCGGCGCCCGGCAGATAGGGCTGAGCCTCGCGCCAGCGCAGCTTCAGCAGTTCACCTGGTACCGCGATCTGCTCCTCGATTGGAACCAGCGCGTCAACCTCACCGCAATCACCGACCCGCAGGACGTACTGACCAGACACTTTCTGGATTCGCTGGCCTGCCTCTTCGCCATCCCGCCAGCCGAGCAAAAGAAGTCGCTCCGACTCCTTGATGTTGGCAGCGGAGCAGGCTTCCCAGGACTGCCGCTTCAGATCGTCTTCCCCGATTGGCGAGTCACGCTGCTGGAGGCAACCGGCAAGAAGGTGCGCTTTCTGGAAGCAGTTATCGCCAGCCTGAAGCTCAGTCAAGCGCGGGCTATCCAGGGGCGCGCCGAGGAACTGGCCCACGACCAGACGCATCGCGCCCGCTACGATCTTGTCACTGCGCGGGGGCTGGCCGCGCTCCCCACGCTGCTGGAATATTGCCTGCCCTTCTGTCACCCTGGTGGCCTGGTCATCGCCCCCAAAAAAGGCGCGATCAGCGCGGAAGTGGAGCAAGGCAAACGCGCTGCCGTTCTCCTTGGCGGGCGCTTTGTTGAGGTGCGCCCCTTTAGCCTGCCTGGCTTAGAAGATCAACGGGCGCTGGCCGTCTTTCGGGCCACACGCGCCGCGCCCGCCCAGTATCCACGACGGGCAGGCGCGCCAGTCAAGCAGCCGCTGGGGTGAAAGCATCTATCACGCCTGCGCGATCAGCGCAGACTCCCGGTAAATCGTCTGCCCCCGGCTGGGGCCAACCGAAATCAGGGAGATAGGCGTCTCAATCAGTTCGCTGAGGCGATCAAGATAGCACTTTGCCGCTGGTGGCAGATCGGCGTAGTTCGTGATCCGGCTGGTCTCGCACTGCCAGCCCGGCAGTTCTTCATAGACTGGCTCGCACGCCGCCAGATCGAGCAGATTGGCCGGAGGCGTTCGCACAATCTGCCCGCGCAGGCGATAGGCTGTGCAAAGCTTGAGCGTCTCAAACACATCCAGCACGTCCAGCTTCATCATTACCGCGCTCGACAGCCCGTTTAACCGCGCCGAATAACGCGCCGCCACCGCGTCAAACCAGCCACAGCGGCGCGGCCTGCCGCTCGTCGTGCCATACTCGCGCCCCCGCTCGCGCAAGGCCTCGCCCGTCTCATTCAGCAGTTCCACTGGCATCGGGCCACTGCCTACACGAGTCGTATACGCTTTATACACGCCGATCACCTGCTCGATGCTGCGCGCCGGGAGACCGGCCCCCGTGGAAGCATATCCGGCAACGGTAGTCGAGGACGTGACGAACGGATAGGTGCCAAAATCAACATCAAGCAGCGCGCCATGCGCGCCCTCCAGCAAAAGAGCGTCCCCGGCAGCGAGCGCGTCTTGCAAGAGCGTCTGGGTATCGGTAATGAGCGGGCGCAGGTGCTCGCCATACGCCAGATACTCGCTACAGATCGCGTCCGGCGAGAGCGGCGGCTGCCCATAGACAGCCGTAATAATCCGGTTTTTCTGCTGGAGCACGCTGGTCAGCCTGGCGCGGAACTGGTCGGCATCCAGCAAATCGCCTGCCCGGATGCCCGTTCGAGCATACTTATCCACATAAGCCGGACCAATGCCGCGCAGCGTCGTCCCAATCTTGTCAGCGCCCCGGCTCTCCTCTTCCAGACGATCTAGCAAGAAGTGATAGGGCATCACCAGATGCGCCCGATCACTGATATGAATCTGATCGAGATTCACGCCCTGAAGGCGCAGGGCTTCCAACTCCTCCAGCAATCCTTTGGGGTCAATGACGACCCCATTACCGATGACTCCCCTGGTTTGCGGGTGCAGCACTCCTGCTGGTACCTGATGAAAAGCAAACTCTCCGCCGTCATACACCACCCGATGCCCAGCATTGCCGCCGCCTTGATAGCGCACCACGTAATCCGCCTGCGCCGCTAGCTCATCAATGATCTTGCCCTTGCCTTCGTCGCCCCACTGAGCGCCGACAACCGCTGTCACACTCACCATCTATTTCCTCTCTGGAGGGGCTTCAATTCCCCTCGGCATAGCTAATCAGCAAATCATTCGTCAATTGCTCAACCGGCGCGCGGTCATCAGTAAAGACCACGCCCCCATCTGGCCGCCAGACTGATACCTGCGGCGCCACCTCCTGCGCTACCTGGCCTAGCAGGCTATCGGGTTGCAGCGCATTCAGATTCTGGCGAAATGTCGTGAGGCTGGTAGGGTGCTTTGTCGCCATAATTTCTGCATTAAACGTACCAGGCACTAAAAAGACATACACGCTCGGAAAGACCCGGCTGAGCGTATTGACAAACGCCTGCACCAGCCGGAAATTGGTCCGTGTATGCCCCGTGTTGAGCGCCAGCACGCCGTCATCAGCCAGGTGGTCGCGCAGTTCGCTAAAGAACTCCTCTGTCGTCAGGTGAAAAGGGATATAGGGCTGCTGAAACGCATCAATGGCAATCACATCATAGCTGGCCTGTGTCTGGCGGACAAACGCGCGCCCATCTTGCTCAAAAATGTGCAGATTCGGCTCGCGCATAGCGAAATACTGTCGGGCCACATCCACAATAGCCGGATCGATCTCTACGCCATCAATCTGTACTGCGCTATAGGCGGCGCTAAACTGGCGCGCAATCGTGCCGCCCGCCAGGCCGATGATCGCCAGGCGATGCAGTTGTGACGGCTGAAAGTTTGGATTAAAGAAGGGCGCGGCCAGAAAATAATCCCAATACCAGCCGGTCAGAATCTGCTGAGGGTTATAGATCGAGTGAATGGCCTGGCCCTCGTTCAAGATCAATTCTCTGGTCCCATCGGACGCCTGCGTCACCTGAATGTAGTTATAGAGCGATTCTTGCTCATAGATCAGCCCAGGAATAGCTTTCAACGGCCCCAGCGGCGCGGCGGTCAGCGCGCCCGCTGGCACGATCAGCGCCACCACCAATCCAGCCTGCGCCATAATCTGGGCAATGCGCGGCTGGCGCGCCAGGCTAGCCGACACAGGGCGCGCGCCGAAGCCGGAGCGCGCGAGCAGGCTCCAGGCCGAAGCCAGGAAGAGCAGTCCTGCAAAGACGAGAAAGCTGCGGCGCGTGCCAATGGTGGGGATCAGCCAGAAGACCGGCAAAAACGTCCCCAGGATGCTGCCCAGCGTCGAAAGCATATAAATCCCGCCGCTGCTGGAGCCAGCTTTCTGAAGCCTCGTCATCGTCAGGCGAATGGCAAAGGGCGGAACCATCCCTAGCAGCGTCACAGGGACCAGGAAGAGCAGCAGCACTGATTCCAGCGAACCCACCAGAATGCCGACGCTGGCCTCGCTCACTCCAATGCCCCCCTGCTGCAAAATCGGACCGCTGATCAAGGGGATCAGCGCCATCGAGACAGCGGCAAGCAGTAAGAGCAGCGCCAGCGCGCGCTCAGAGGGATAGCGATCTGCCAACCGACCACCTAGAAAATAGCCAACGCTGAGGTACAGGAGAATTAACCCGATCAGGTTAGCCCAGACCACCTGAGAGGTGCCAAAATAGGGGGCGAGCAAGCGCGCCGCGCACATCTCAATCGCCAGGCCGACAACGCCGCTGAGGAATACCAGACTCAACACACGAATACGCATCAGACTCGCTCTTCCAGACACACCCCGAACGGGTAGCCTCTCTTCAACATCGGGCCAGGATATTATAACGCTTTCAGAGGGTTCCCGCTAGAGTCTGTTATGCACTTTTGCGCGGACTCGCTTTTCACCAAGCTTTGCAGCAACTATGTCAAACTGCGATCCATTGCTGTTAGCCCGGACGTGAACTGCCTTCGTAAAAGTGCATAACACGCTCTAGAGATGAGCAGATTTGTACAAGCATTCACGCCAGAAACTTGGTGAACTCATCTAGACATACACCCAACACCATGCTAGATTGCAGAAAAGATCGGAATGTGAGACATGAGCAGGTATTACACGGGCAGGCAGGCACGCAGCTACAATGCGCGCTTGCAGAGGTTCACTGAACGAACGCTCTCAGAGGCCATAGCGATGATTGACATTGCTGCGCTGCGCAGCATGCCAGAACGACAAGGACGGCCCCCACGAGTGCTGGATGTTGCTTGTGGAACGGGCATCTTCCTGAAGCAATTGCTTGAGCAGGTACCCAATCTCGAAGCCTATGGAATAGACGCGAGCGCCGACATGCTGGCACAAGCACAGGCGCTCCTTGCTGAACTCGCGCAGGTACACCTCGAACAGGTAGAGGTGGGTACTGGCGAGACAGAGCTTCTTCCCTACGCGCCAGAAACCTTTGATCTGATTACCTGTACAAACGCCCTGCATGACCTGCCGGACCCGGTGGGAATGCTCGTGCGCTTGAGGCGACTCCTGGCATCGGGAGGACAATTAGTACTGGAGGATTTTGCCCGCCGTGCGCCTCCGTTCCCCTGGAAGGTGTTTGAGTGGCTGGTGCGGCGAGTGGTTGGGAGGCAGGTGCATGTCTATACCCTGAAGGAAGCGGAATCACTCTGTAGAGAGGCGGACCTCCATATCGTCTGTGAAAAAACGTTCAGTATAGACTGGCTCTTGCATGGCTGGGGGTTGCGCGCAAGTCGCCCTCATTTTGATAAGATGAAGAGTTAATGCAAATGGCCGCAACAGATGCAAGGCGCTCAGCCATCAGAAAGCTCAGCTTTCTGATTTGGGGGCTATTGATCTCCGGGGGCATCAGCATTTTGCGCCGACTCGCGCTGAAGCGCAGCAGGAATAAAAATAGGAATGGTCTGTAACCCACTCTGCGGGTCATGCCGATAGGCGGCAATGCTCAACTCATCTGCTTCGCTGT
This region includes:
- a CDS encoding VWA domain-containing protein, whose amino-acid sequence is MFSRYHYSRWDGTQRIEGLDADEILDALSEDFLREGDLRRAMERMMRQGFQGRNGERRMGLQELMERLRNRRQQQLQRYNMSSVMEDIQKKLEEVKQMERAGIQRRLDEAAGRPQQPRPERGAQDQQGQGGENGQEGQEGPQGQQGQEGREGQRGQSGQRQTGQQGLQGQQGQSGAQQGERMRSGQQGQDSEEQEGQSGSPQAGSQQGGMPEGLDPEALRKMLEKVANRKLEYLDNLPPDVAGQIKSLSEYDFMDDDARQAFQELLQMLQQQVMQQYFQGMQQAIQNMSPEDLKRMRDMVRELNQMLREKQEGGEPDFDAFMQKYGDFFSPGINNLDDLIDQMQRQMAQMQALMDSMTPEQRDELRGMVDQLLGDDRLRVDMMELAMNLDRLSPNDYRTQYNFRGDEPLSLQEAMQLMGRLQGMDELEEQFRDARRLGDLDEIDAEKVRQLVGDEEGQALEQLQELMKLLEEAGYIQKQGSRWELTARGIRKIGQKALQDIFAQLKKDRFGRHATITRGVGGERIDESKLYQFGDPFLLDLQKTLMNSIHRNGIGTPVGLDKDDFEVYRTEFLTQSSTVLMLDMSMSMVYGYLYQAAKRVAVALESLIRGQFPRDKLSIITFARIARQRKAEELVGLGSYDHEQGTNMAHGLILARQLLEKQKGTNRQIILITDGGPTMSYEEGEWWFGMPPNFAAEQQTLREVQRCTRDGIVINTFMLDRDPWMIQFVNEMAQINGGRTFFATPENLGEYILVDYVSNKRKRVKQ
- the rsmG gene encoding 16S rRNA (guanine(527)-N(7))-methyltransferase RsmG, whose product is MAGVGQQQIELPPDLETLLIGARQIGLSLAPAQLQQFTWYRDLLLDWNQRVNLTAITDPQDVLTRHFLDSLACLFAIPPAEQKKSLRLLDVGSGAGFPGLPLQIVFPDWRVTLLEATGKKVRFLEAVIASLKLSQARAIQGRAEELAHDQTHRARYDLVTARGLAALPTLLEYCLPFCHPGGLVIAPKKGAISAEVEQGKRAAVLLGGRFVEVRPFSLPGLEDQRALAVFRATRAAPAQYPRRAGAPVKQPLG
- a CDS encoding adenylosuccinate synthase, which translates into the protein MVSVTAVVGAQWGDEGKGKIIDELAAQADYVVRYQGGGNAGHRVVYDGGEFAFHQVPAGVLHPQTRGVIGNGVVIDPKGLLEELEALRLQGVNLDQIHISDRAHLVMPYHFLLDRLEEESRGADKIGTTLRGIGPAYVDKYARTGIRAGDLLDADQFRARLTSVLQQKNRIITAVYGQPPLSPDAICSEYLAYGEHLRPLITDTQTLLQDALAAGDALLLEGAHGALLDVDFGTYPFVTSSTTVAGYASTGAGLPARSIEQVIGVYKAYTTRVGSGPMPVELLNETGEALRERGREYGTTSGRPRRCGWFDAVAARYSARLNGLSSAVMMKLDVLDVFETLKLCTAYRLRGQIVRTPPANLLDLAACEPVYEELPGWQCETSRITNYADLPPAAKCYLDRLSELIETPISLISVGPSRGQTIYRESALIAQA
- a CDS encoding fused MFS/spermidine synthase, whose amino-acid sequence is MRIRVLSLVFLSGVVGLAIEMCAARLLAPYFGTSQVVWANLIGLILLYLSVGYFLGGRLADRYPSERALALLLLLAAVSMALIPLISGPILQQGGIGVSEASVGILVGSLESVLLLFLVPVTLLGMVPPFAIRLTMTRLQKAGSSSGGIYMLSTLGSILGTFLPVFWLIPTIGTRRSFLVFAGLLFLASAWSLLARSGFGARPVSASLARQPRIAQIMAQAGLVVALIVPAGALTAAPLGPLKAIPGLIYEQESLYNYIQVTQASDGTRELILNEGQAIHSIYNPQQILTGWYWDYFLAAPFFNPNFQPSQLHRLAIIGLAGGTIARQFSAAYSAVQIDGVEIDPAIVDVARQYFAMREPNLHIFEQDGRAFVRQTQASYDVIAIDAFQQPYIPFHLTTEEFFSELRDHLADDGVLALNTGHTRTNFRLVQAFVNTLSRVFPSVYVFLVPGTFNAEIMATKHPTSLTTFRQNLNALQPDSLLGQVAQEVAPQVSVWRPDGGVVFTDDRAPVEQLTNDLLISYAEGN
- a CDS encoding class I SAM-dependent methyltransferase — encoded protein: MIDIAALRSMPERQGRPPRVLDVACGTGIFLKQLLEQVPNLEAYGIDASADMLAQAQALLAELAQVHLEQVEVGTGETELLPYAPETFDLITCTNALHDLPDPVGMLVRLRRLLASGGQLVLEDFARRAPPFPWKVFEWLVRRVVGRQVHVYTLKEAESLCREADLHIVCEKTFSIDWLLHGWGLRASRPHFDKMKS